In Humulus lupulus chromosome 6, drHumLupu1.1, whole genome shotgun sequence, a single genomic region encodes these proteins:
- the LOC133784949 gene encoding uncharacterized protein LOC133784949 has translation MVRTRGSGSRSVKSVAGSMNASPSLTKKKARKSTLSLPIHIDDSITTSKAVVIPDLEAPKAPTEPPSSAASLASVPGSSKRGRASPSEDVSDHGRDPAKAHSDSSESPDVLAPKKKSKGWFQVSSSRKSPRSKWTVPSDSSPKASSPVGSTPRSKFRSKVKKIPPPCSSSETDPSSDCVPSDEDPLEDDPSLEENVDSEDESDPSEDPPCFSKGQETNENS, from the coding sequence ATGGTGAGAACCAGAGGTAGTGGGTCTCGGTCTGTCAAGTCAGTGGCTGGTTCGATGAATGCATCTCCATCCCTCACCAAGAAGAAAGCTCGGAAGAGTACCTTGTCTCTTCCCATCCACATTGATGATTCCATCACCACGAGCAAAGCCGTGGTCATTCCGGACCTTGAAGCCCCCAAAGCTCCGACTGAACCTCCTTCATCGGCGGCTTCGCTCGCCTCTGTCCCAGGGTCTTCCAAAAGAGGCCGAGCTTCTCCATCAGAGGATGTCTCTGATCATGGTCGTGATCCTGCCAAAGCCCATTCTGATTCCTCAGAGTCACCTGATGTGCTTGCACCCAAGAAGAAAAGCAAGGGTTGGTTCCAGGTCTCTTCTTCTCGAAAATCTCCTCGTTCCAAATGGACTGTTCCTTCTGATTCTTCGCCGAAAGCTTCATCTCCTGTGGGCTCCACTCCTCGTTCCAAGTTTCGGTCAAAGGTAAAGAAAATTCCTCCACCTTGTTCTTCTTCTGAAACTGACCCTTCTTCAGATTGTGTACCCTCTGACGAAGATCCCCTTGAAGACGACCCCTCTCTTGAGGAAAATGTTGACTCAGAAGATGAATCTGACCCATCAGAGGACCCCCCCTGTTTCTCCAAAGGGCAAGAAACCAATGAAAATTCCTGA